The Mannheimia pernigra sequence CTTCTCGTACCCAAAGGGAGGTGAGAGCAAAGCATAAACCGCTACCAATGCCGAGCAACGGCGTTTTCCACGAAAGCTGGCGTAAATTGCTACTGCCTGTCATTAAAAAGATTGCGACACCGCCGAGAATGACGCCAAACCACCCAATACCACTGATTGTGACGCCAAAAAATATTACGCCAAGTAAGGCTGCCCAAACTGCCTCACTTTTCGCAAGCCCAACGCCGATAGCATAATTTTTTAAGTGAAAGAGCTTAACCATTAGAGAGGTTGCCATAATTTGGGCTAGCCCTGCGGCTATCGCATACACAAAAAACAGTGGCGGAAAGTCAGGAATATTGAGCGTTTCATCATATTGGTACAAAAAATATAAATAGCCACTTGCTAAAGGCACGGCATAGAAAAAACGAGCCAGCGTGACGCCCAATACAGGCACATTTAGGCTAAGTTGCTTTTGAAAAGCATTGCGAACCGCTTGTGCGATAGCTGCCAGTAAGGTAAAGCAAATCCACATAACAATGATAAAATAAGAACAGATAGCCAAATCTTACTCCTTTATTAGCGGTTTGCAAGCGGTCTAAAAAGCTCTAAAATTTGCCAAAACAATTTTGGCAAGAATAATGATGACTTTACCTCATATTTACATCGGCACAGGCGGCTATGCCGACACCGATCTGCTTGGCACGCTTTATCCTTTCGGCACGAAAAAAGAGGATTTTCTGGCGGTTTACAGCCAGCATTACGATACGCTTGAAATCAATAGCACCTTCCACGCTCCTATCGGGCAGAAAGCCTTTGAGGGAATGGTGCAAAAAGCGGAAGGGCGGCTGAATTTTTCAGTGAAATTACACCAAGATTTCAGCCACCAACGCACGGCAACTTTAGAGCAGGCTCAAGCCTTTTTGAATGCGTTGCAACCGCTTATGGAGCAAAATGTGTTGGCGAATTTGTTTATTCAATTTCCAACCCAATTTGAACGCACGCCACCCAATCGCCGTTATTTGGGCGAATTGATAAAATGGTTTGAAAATCAACCGCTTGCAATTGAGTTCCGACACCCAAGTTGGCATATTTCGCCTGTGTTTGACACTTTCGCAAACAGCTCAAATCTGATTTGGTGCAATGTGGATTATCCGCAGAATATTGGCTTGCCAGCGTTTCATTTTTTCGCCAACCAACGCACTGCTTATTTACGGCTGCACGGACGCAACCCTGATTGGTGGAAAGGGCAAAGTGCTTCAGAACGCCACGATTATCGTTATTCGGACGAAGAGTTGAACGGTTTGGCGGATTTGCTGTTTCATCGAAAAGCCGAGTTCGACAGGCTCTATCTCTACTTTGAAAACACCACTAAAAGCCACGCATTTTATAATATCCAAACGCTAAAAGGCTTTTTGGCGGAGAAAGGATTTCAGATAAAACCTGTGCCAGAAATATTGCTAGGACAACAGAGTTTGTTTTAACCCAAAAAGAAAAAAGAGCAGCAAAGCTGCTCAATGATGCGTAACCCAGCACGGCTCGTGCTGGGTAATAAACAATTTGCAAATTATTGTGCTTTTTCGACCGCTTTTACCGTAATTGCCAACTCTTCCAACGCTTTCGGATTTGCGTAGCTTGGCGCTTCGGTCATTAAGCACGCTGCTGCGGTGGTTTTCGGGAAAGCGATCACATCACGAATGTTGTCGGTGCCGGTAATTAGCATTGTTAAACGGTCTAAACCGAACGCTAAACCTGCGTGTGGCGGGGTGCCGAATTTTAACGCATCTAATAAGAAGCCGAATTTCTCTTGTTGCTCTTCTTCGTTAATGCCTAAAATGTTGAACACGGTTTGTTGCATTTGTTGGCTGAAAATACGCACTGAGCCGCCGCCCACTTCGTAGCCGTTGATCACCATATCGTACGCATTTGCCACTGCATTTTCAGGATCTTTTACCAGTTCTTCTGGGCTTAAATCTTTCGGCGAGGTGAATGGGTGGTGCATTGCAGATAAATTGCCTTCGTCATCACGCTCAAACATTGGGAAATCAACTACCCACAGCGGTTTCCACGCTTTGGTGTCGGTTAAGCCTAAGTCGTTGCCCACTTTCAAACGTAATGCCCCGATGGCGTTGGTTGCCACGTTCCAGCTGTCTGCACCGAAGAACACGATGTCATCTTTTTGCAGATTTAAACGTTCAAATAAGGCTTTTAACACCTCTTCGTTTAAGAATTTCGCAACCGGGCTTTGAATGCCTTCTAAGCCAGCGTTTACGTCATTCACTTTCAACCACGCCAAGCCTTTTGCCCCGTAAATGCCAACAAATTGGGTATAATCATCAATGTTTTTACGCGTAAGCGATGCCCCATTTGGTACACGAAGAGCGACAACACGCCCTTTCGGATCGTTCGCTGGGCCGCTAAATACTTTGAAATCGACCGATTTTAAAATATCCGCCACATCGACCATTTCTAATGGGTTACGCAAATCTGGTTTGTCTGAACCGAAACGCTGCATCGCTTCCGCCCACGTCATCATTGGGAATTTGCCTAAATCCACGTTCAAGCGGTCTAACCACAAGCCACGAATCATCTCTTCCATTAATTCACGCACTTCTTCGGCTGTGAGGAATGAGGTTTCCACATCGATTTGGGTAAATTCCGGCTGGCGGTCTGCACGCAAATCTTCGTCACGGAAACATTTTACGATTTGGTAGTAGCGGTCAAAGCCTGACATCATCAGCAACTGTTTGAAAAGCTGTGGCGATTGTGGCAAGGCATAGAATTTGCCTTTATGCACACGGCTTGGCACAAGGTAATCTCTCGCACCTTCAGGGGTGGCTTTGGTGAGCATTGGGGTTTCTATATCTAAGAAACCGTGGTCGTCCATAAAGCGGCGAACGAAACTCGTGATTTTGGCACGGGTTTTGAGTTTTTCTGCCATTTCAGGGCGACGTAAATCCAAATAGCGGTATTTCAAACGCTGTTCTTCGGTATTGGTTTGGTTGAAGTCAAGCGGTAACACTTCAGCGTTGTTATACACTACTAAATTTTTTACCAAGACTTCAATTTCACCCGTCGCCATTTCTTTGTTAATTTGCGATTCATCACGAGCGATCACTTCACCTTGAATTTGTACGCAAGCCTCTGACCGTAACGCTGAGGCTTGTTTGAAAAGTGCCTCGTCTTTCTCATCGAAAAATACCTGCACAATGCCTTCACGATCACGAATTTGCATAAAAATAAAACGACCAAGGTTACGAACACGGTGAACCCAACCGCTTAATGTTACGGCTTGCCCAACGTGAGTGCGGTTTAGGTTGCCGCAGTAGTGAGAACGCATCATATAAATTATCCTTTTGAAAATGGTTGCCCGAATATCGGAGAAAACCTGAGAATTATAGCGGAAATTAGTGTGAAAAGGAGAAATAAAAACATACAAGCGGTGATTTTTCATAGAAATTTTGCAATTTTTTAGTGAAAAACAACCGCTTGTTGCTATCCTTCCAGCCCGATAAAAATCGCCAGTAGGAGCGGTGCAGCAAGATTCACAATAAACCCAAAGCTAATCGCCAATGGCACAATTTGAATGCCGCCTGATTTTTGAATAATTGGGAGCATACAATCCAGCGAGGTTGCACCGCCAATGCCAACTGCCGTGGAGGGGAATTGTCGCATAAAAAGTGGCACTAAAAACAGGCATAAAATCTCACGCGAAATATCGTTAAAAAAGGCGATACTGCCGTAAATCGGGCCCCAAGCATCATTGACTAATACGCTTGAAAGGGAATACCAGCCAAATGCAGAAGCAAAGGTTAAGCCTTTCGCGAGTGAAATATTGAGTAAAAATGAGGCAATAACCCCACCAATGATAGAGCTTAGGATCATCACCATTGAAGTGTAAATGCCGCGTTTGTTGAAAAATACTTCACGCAGTGGGATGCCACTGTTACGGAGCTGAATCCCTACCCCGAAAATCATCACTTCTAAAACGTAAGTACTTGCATATAAAGGAAAATTGACTAAGCCTTTTGTGAAATAGCCAATAATGCCGCCTAATAAGGTGACGCCAATTAATTTAAAGGAGTCGAATAATAAATGCAGGCGAGATGGAAGTTGATCCTGATTGACTTGCACTCTTTGCATTGGTTGAAGTTTGTCATAAATCACTAAACCGACGATGTTTGAAAATAGTAATATTGCGACTAAACTAAATGCTATTGTGCCAATTTGTGGGAGTTCGGTTAATATGTTATCTATTTGACCGAGCGAGATGCCCATTACCAATAAAATAAGGTAAAGGCAGATATTTACCACTTTATTGACGAAAGTTAAATAGCTAGGATTTTTAAGTGTAACCAGGTAACCAAGGAAAAGTGGAATCAGCACAATCGCTAAACCGTAGAGCATTTTTTTATCCTTATTTTTAAATTGAAAGCTCGGAATTGTAACAATAAGACCATAAAATAAAACTGTTTTTATATACAATACTTAGGCTGCAAGCGGTTATTTTTGCAGAAATTTTTACCAATACTTTTTGATAAATCGGTATTTAGAATTGAACTAAATATTAGTGTTAAATTTCATTAACTAACGTTAAAGATGAGGAAAATTATGAACAATTGCTTGAAACTGCTGACAAAATCATTATCTTAGTTAGGCAATATTGCACCATATATTTAATTATTTCGGAGATTTAACACATTATGGCAAAACGTGTCATTCTATTTTTATTAACTAACTTAGCAATTACCTTAGTTTTAGGGATTGTGTTAAATATTATTTTTAATGCTACAGGCATTCAAGGGCAAAGCATTGCTGGGATTTTAGTGCTTTCTCTAGTCTTTGGTTTTAGTGGGTCTTTAATTTCGTTATTTC is a genomic window containing:
- a CDS encoding DMT family transporter; this translates as MAICSYFIIVMWICFTLLAAIAQAVRNAFQKQLSLNVPVLGVTLARFFYAVPLASGYLYFLYQYDETLNIPDFPPLFFVYAIAAGLAQIMATSLMVKLFHLKNYAIGVGLAKSEAVWAALLGVIFFGVTISGIGWFGVILGGVAIFLMTGSSNLRQLSWKTPLLGIGSGLCFALTSLWVREASLQLHSHYLFSAAWVLFAVITFEAVVLVIYLALFQRDTLAKFFRLPKLGILTSLFSFLGSFGWFNAMSLNHVAFVKTLGQVEIFFILGISYFIFKERLKIQDFVGLVLVVFAAVLVVLG
- a CDS encoding DUF72 domain-containing protein, whose protein sequence is MTLPHIYIGTGGYADTDLLGTLYPFGTKKEDFLAVYSQHYDTLEINSTFHAPIGQKAFEGMVQKAEGRLNFSVKLHQDFSHQRTATLEQAQAFLNALQPLMEQNVLANLFIQFPTQFERTPPNRRYLGELIKWFENQPLAIEFRHPSWHISPVFDTFANSSNLIWCNVDYPQNIGLPAFHFFANQRTAYLRLHGRNPDWWKGQSASERHDYRYSDEELNGLADLLFHRKAEFDRLYLYFENTTKSHAFYNIQTLKGFLAEKGFQIKPVPEILLGQQSLF
- the aspS gene encoding aspartate--tRNA ligase, with protein sequence MMRSHYCGNLNRTHVGQAVTLSGWVHRVRNLGRFIFMQIRDREGIVQVFFDEKDEALFKQASALRSEACVQIQGEVIARDESQINKEMATGEIEVLVKNLVVYNNAEVLPLDFNQTNTEEQRLKYRYLDLRRPEMAEKLKTRAKITSFVRRFMDDHGFLDIETPMLTKATPEGARDYLVPSRVHKGKFYALPQSPQLFKQLLMMSGFDRYYQIVKCFRDEDLRADRQPEFTQIDVETSFLTAEEVRELMEEMIRGLWLDRLNVDLGKFPMMTWAEAMQRFGSDKPDLRNPLEMVDVADILKSVDFKVFSGPANDPKGRVVALRVPNGASLTRKNIDDYTQFVGIYGAKGLAWLKVNDVNAGLEGIQSPVAKFLNEEVLKALFERLNLQKDDIVFFGADSWNVATNAIGALRLKVGNDLGLTDTKAWKPLWVVDFPMFERDDEGNLSAMHHPFTSPKDLSPEELVKDPENAVANAYDMVINGYEVGGGSVRIFSQQMQQTVFNILGINEEEQQEKFGFLLDALKFGTPPHAGLAFGLDRLTMLITGTDNIRDVIAFPKTTAAACLMTEAPSYANPKALEELAITVKAVEKAQ
- a CDS encoding lysine exporter LysO family protein, coding for MLYGLAIVLIPLFLGYLVTLKNPSYLTFVNKVVNICLYLILLVMGISLGQIDNILTELPQIGTIAFSLVAILLFSNIVGLVIYDKLQPMQRVQVNQDQLPSRLHLLFDSFKLIGVTLLGGIIGYFTKGLVNFPLYASTYVLEVMIFGVGIQLRNSGIPLREVFFNKRGIYTSMVMILSSIIGGVIASFLLNISLAKGLTFASAFGWYSLSSVLVNDAWGPIYGSIAFFNDISREILCLFLVPLFMRQFPSTAVGIGGATSLDCMLPIIQKSGGIQIVPLAISFGFIVNLAAPLLLAIFIGLEG